A single window of Nocardia sp. NBC_01327 DNA harbors:
- the scpA gene encoding methylmalonyl-CoA mutase, with protein MSDIKHLIGNFAEVPLGEPNAAEAAPVAAEQVDAFVAEAAAANHYAPEQLTWATPEGIDVAPVFTKADRDAIVAEGYPLDSVPGLAPFVRGPYPTMYVNQPWTIRQYAGFSTAADSNAFYRRNLASGQKGLSVAFDLATHRGYDSDHPRVTGDVGMAGVAIDSILDMRELFDQIPLDQVSVSMTMNGAVLPILALYVVAAEEQGVKPEQLAGTIQNDILKEFMVRNTYIYPPKPSMRIISDIFAFTSAKMPKFNSISISGYHIQEAGATADLELAYTLADGVEYLRAGIDAGMPVDKFAPRLSFFWAIGMNFFMEVAKLRAGRLLWSELVAKFEPENAKSLSLRTHSQTSGWSLTAQDVFNNVPRTCVEAMAATQGHTQSLHTNALDEALALPTDFSARIARNTQLLIQQESNTTRPIDPWGGSYYVEWLTHQLAQRARAHIAEVEAHGGMAQAISEGIPKLRIEEAAARTQARIDTGQQAVIGVNKYQAEEDQAIEVLKVENSRVRVEQNEKLVRLRAERDSAECERALADLTRAAASSEGGMENNLMALAIAAARAKATVGEISDALEKVYGRHQAEIRTLSGVYREEAGKVTNISDAIELVEEFAEAEGRRPRILVCKMGQDGHDRGQKVIATAFADLGMDVDVGPLFQTPEEVAQQAADNDVHIVGVSSLAAGHLTLVPALKQALADVGRPDIMVVVGGVIPPGDFDELYRAGAASIFAPGTVIADAAIDLIKKLADSLGHEIGTGASE; from the coding sequence AGTTGACCTGGGCCACGCCCGAGGGCATCGACGTGGCACCGGTTTTCACCAAGGCCGATCGCGATGCCATTGTCGCCGAGGGCTATCCGCTCGACAGTGTGCCGGGTCTGGCCCCGTTCGTGCGTGGCCCGTACCCGACCATGTACGTGAACCAGCCGTGGACCATTCGCCAGTACGCGGGTTTCTCCACCGCCGCGGACTCGAATGCCTTCTACCGCCGCAATCTCGCGTCGGGTCAGAAGGGCCTGTCGGTCGCCTTCGACCTGGCCACGCACCGCGGTTACGACTCCGATCACCCGCGCGTCACCGGTGATGTGGGTATGGCCGGTGTCGCCATCGACTCCATCCTGGATATGCGGGAACTGTTCGATCAGATTCCGCTGGACCAGGTTTCGGTGTCCATGACCATGAACGGCGCGGTGCTGCCGATTCTGGCGCTGTACGTCGTCGCCGCCGAGGAGCAGGGCGTCAAGCCCGAGCAGCTGGCCGGAACCATTCAGAACGACATTCTGAAAGAGTTCATGGTCCGCAATACCTACATCTATCCGCCCAAGCCCTCGATGCGGATCATCTCCGACATCTTTGCCTTCACCTCCGCGAAGATGCCGAAGTTCAACTCGATCTCCATCTCCGGCTACCACATTCAGGAAGCCGGAGCCACGGCCGATCTGGAGCTGGCGTACACCCTCGCCGACGGTGTGGAGTACCTGCGCGCCGGTATCGACGCGGGTATGCCGGTCGACAAGTTCGCGCCGCGGCTGTCGTTCTTCTGGGCCATCGGCATGAACTTCTTCATGGAGGTCGCCAAACTCCGTGCGGGACGGCTGCTCTGGAGTGAGCTGGTCGCCAAGTTCGAGCCCGAGAACGCGAAATCGCTGTCGCTGCGCACACATTCGCAGACCTCCGGCTGGTCGCTGACCGCGCAGGACGTGTTCAACAATGTCCCGCGCACGTGTGTGGAGGCCATGGCCGCCACCCAGGGCCACACCCAGTCGCTGCACACCAACGCGCTCGACGAGGCGCTGGCGCTGCCGACGGACTTCTCCGCACGCATCGCCCGCAATACCCAGCTGTTGATTCAGCAGGAGTCCAATACGACTCGTCCGATCGACCCGTGGGGCGGCTCGTACTACGTCGAGTGGCTGACCCATCAGCTCGCGCAGCGGGCTCGCGCCCACATTGCCGAGGTGGAGGCGCACGGCGGTATGGCGCAGGCGATTTCGGAGGGCATCCCGAAGCTGCGCATCGAAGAGGCCGCCGCTCGCACCCAGGCGCGCATCGATACCGGGCAGCAGGCGGTCATCGGCGTCAATAAGTATCAGGCCGAAGAGGACCAGGCGATCGAGGTTCTCAAGGTCGAGAACTCGCGCGTGCGGGTCGAGCAGAACGAGAAGCTCGTCCGGCTGCGCGCCGAGCGTGACAGTGCCGAGTGCGAGCGCGCGCTGGCCGATTTGACCCGCGCCGCAGCCTCTTCCGAGGGCGGCATGGAGAACAACCTGATGGCGCTGGCCATTGCCGCCGCCCGCGCCAAGGCCACCGTCGGTGAGATCTCCGACGCGCTGGAGAAGGTGTACGGCCGCCATCAGGCCGAAATCCGCACGCTCTCCGGTGTTTACCGCGAGGAGGCCGGCAAGGTGACCAATATCAGCGACGCCATCGAGCTGGTCGAGGAATTCGCCGAGGCGGAGGGCCGTCGTCCCCGCATCCTGGTCTGCAAGATGGGTCAGGACGGCCACGACCGCGGCCAGAAGGTGATCGCGACCGCCTTCGCCGACCTCGGCATGGATGTCGATGTGGGCCCGCTGTTCCAGACGCCCGAAGAGGTGGCGCAGCAGGCGGCCGACAACGACGTGCACATTGTCGGCGTCTCCTCGCTCGCGGCCGGTCACCTCACCCTGGTGCCCGCCCTCAAGCAGGCGCTGGCCGATGTCGGCCGCCCCGACATCATGGTGGTTGTCGGCGGCGTCATCCCGCCCGGCGACTTCGACGAGCTGTACCGGGCCGGCGCGGCCTCGATCTTCGCGCCCGGCACGGTCATCGCCGACGCCGCCATCGACCTGATCAAGAAGCTGGCCGATTCGCTGGGCCACGAGATCGGCACCGGCGCAAGCGAATGA
- the meaB gene encoding methylmalonyl Co-A mutase-associated GTPase MeaB — translation MSDAPRTAEGGSGHPRLGTTSGTGVAGSGPSSAGRAAKRIIDVDQLAASVRAGERSGLARAITLVESARGDHRELAQQLLLRVTPDADAAVSNRVGITGVPGVGKSTFIDALGMKLLAEGHRVAVLAVDPSSTRTGGSILGDKTRMARLSLERDAFIRPSPTAGTLGGVAKATRETIVLLEAAGYDTILVETVGVGQSEVTVANMVDVFCFLTLARTGDQLQGIKKGVLELADLVAVNKADGKHELEAKSAARELAGAMRLIHPRQSLWHPPVITMSGLEGTGLEQFWDTVLQHRQVLTDAGEFDEKRRRQQIDWTWTMVHDHLLRRLTDNPDVKSLRPQVEKQVRDGSLTPALAAEEILRVFDNRP, via the coding sequence ATGAGCGACGCGCCGCGCACAGCCGAGGGTGGTTCCGGCCACCCTCGGCTCGGCACCACCTCCGGCACCGGCGTGGCGGGGAGCGGACCCAGTTCCGCGGGCCGGGCCGCCAAGCGGATCATCGACGTCGACCAGCTGGCCGCATCGGTGCGGGCGGGGGAGCGGTCGGGCCTCGCCCGCGCCATCACCCTGGTCGAATCCGCGCGCGGTGATCACCGGGAGCTGGCGCAGCAATTGCTGCTGCGGGTCACCCCCGACGCCGATGCCGCGGTCTCGAATCGTGTTGGCATCACCGGTGTTCCGGGTGTCGGCAAGTCGACCTTCATCGACGCGCTGGGTATGAAGCTGCTCGCCGAGGGCCACCGGGTGGCCGTACTGGCGGTGGATCCGTCCTCGACTCGCACCGGCGGTTCCATCCTCGGCGACAAGACCCGCATGGCGCGATTGTCCCTGGAGCGCGACGCTTTCATCCGCCCGTCCCCGACCGCGGGCACCCTCGGCGGTGTGGCCAAGGCGACCCGCGAAACCATCGTGCTGCTCGAAGCCGCAGGCTACGACACCATTCTGGTGGAGACGGTCGGCGTCGGCCAGTCCGAGGTCACCGTCGCCAATATGGTGGACGTCTTCTGCTTCCTCACCCTCGCCCGCACCGGCGACCAACTCCAGGGCATCAAGAAGGGCGTCCTGGAACTGGCCGACCTGGTCGCGGTCAACAAGGCCGACGGCAAACACGAACTCGAAGCCAAATCCGCCGCCCGCGAACTGGCCGGCGCCATGCGCCTGATCCACCCCCGCCAATCCCTCTGGCACCCACCGGTGATCACCATGAGCGGCCTGGAAGGCACCGGCCTGGAACAGTTCTGGGACACCGTCCTGCAACACCGCCAGGTCCTCACCGACGCAGGCGAATTCGACGAAAAGCGCCGCCGCCAGCAAATCGACTGGACCTGGACCATGGTCCACGACCACCTCCTCCGCCGCCTCACCGACAACCCCGACGTCAAATCCCTCCGCCCCCAGGTGGAAAAACAAGTCCGCGACGGCTCCCTCACCCCCGCCCTGGCCGCCGAAGAAATCCTCCGCGTCTTCGACAACCGCCCCTGA